TGGACGTTTCTAAAGTAACACATATTAACTTTGCATTTGCCGATATTTGTTGGGATGGCATCCATGGAAATCCAGATCCAACGGGTCCCAATACACAAACATGGACTTGTCAGGATGAAAATGGAGTTATTGATGTTCCTAACGGATCTATTGTAGTTGGAGATCCTTGGATTGATTTACAAAAAAGCAATCCTGGAGATACATTTGATGAACAAATCAAAGGAAACTTTAAACAGTTGATATTACTGAAAGAAGCAAATCCACACTTAAAAACACTTATCTCTGTAGGTGGTTGGACTTGGTCCAACCGTTTCTCTGATGCGGCTGCCAGTGTAGAAACTAGAGAGAATTTTGCGAATTCTGCAGTCGATTTTTTGAGGAAATATCAATTTGACGGTGTTGATCTTGATTGGGAGTATCCTGTTAGCGGAGGTTTGGAAGGAAACAGTAGACGTCCAGAGGATAAAGAAAACTATACATTATTGCTGCAAAAAGTTCGTGAAAAGCTGGATGAAGCTGGAGCACAGGATGGAAAAGATTATCTACTTACCATTGCTTCAGGGGCAAACCCTGTTTTTGCTCAAAATACAGAGTTAGATAAAATAGCTGAAATTGTGGATTGGATTAACATCATGACCTATGATTTTAATGGTGGATGGCAAACGATCAGTGCTCACAACTCACCGTTGTACCAAGATCCTGCCGCAGTTGAAGCAGGTGTTCCTGATGCGGAATCATTTTATATTGAAACAGCAGTTCAAGGACATCTTGATGCAGGTGTACCCTCAAAAAAACTAGTTTTAGGTACACCATTTTATGGTCGTGGTTGGAGCGGTTGCGAAACAAACAATAACGGACAATATCAAAATTGTTCGCCTGCTAACGATGGAACATGGGAGAATGGTGTTTGGGATTTTACGGATCTTCAAAATAACTACATCGACAAAAATGGCTACATACGTTATTGGAATGATATATCCAAAGTTCCATTCTTATTTAATCCATCAAACGGAAACTTCATCAGTTATGACGATGAGGAATCTTTTGGTTACAAAACAGCATTCATCAAGTCTAAAGGTTTAGGCGGTGCGATGTTCTGGGAGTTTAGTGGAGATCGTAATAAAGTATTGCTAAATAAATTGGCAAGTGATTTGGAAGATACAATCCCGCCAACAGTACCGGGTAACTTACATTCAACGGGTATGACAGAAAACAGCATTTCACTAGCTTGGGATGCTTCAACAGACGATGTAGGTGTAGTAGATTATATTCTTTCATATGGTGAAAAAACAGTGAATGTATCGGGTACATCCACCACAATTGATGGACTTAAACATAGCACAGCTTATACGTTCAGTGTGAAAGCAAGAGATACAGGTGGAAATCTATCGAATCCAAGTAATGAGGTGACAGTAGCAACAAAGATACCGAGTGATTTAACTGCACCAAGTGCCCCCAAAAACTTACAGGTGATAGATAAAACTTCATCCAGTGTGAGTTTGAACTGGATGGTTTCAACAGACAATGTGGGTGTAACAGGATATACTGTAGATTATGAATCAGGCACTTTAGAGGTGACGGATACTAGTACTGTCGTAAATAATTTAACAGCAGACATGACATATACCTTCACGGTCACTGCCAAAGATGCAGTGGGCAATACTTCTTCAAGTACATCGATCCAAGCGACAACGTATGCCGAAAATACGTGTTCTTATGAAGAATGGGATGCAAGTATCGCTTACAATGGTGGAGCCCATGTTACTTATAATGGCAAAGTATATAGTGCAAAATGGTGGACCTTAGGTGAAATTCCAGATCAAAGTGGAGTAGATGGAGCATGGGCATTGGTAGGTGATTGTGGAGATCAAATAAGTCCTAGCGCACCTAATAACCTACATACGACAGGGATGACGGAGAACAGTGTATCGCTAGCTTGGGATGCTTCAACGGATAATGTAGGTGTAACAGAATATAAGGTCTCTAACGGTACAACATCTGAATATGTTACAGGAACAACCGTTATGATCAGTGGACTGACTCCAAATGTACCGTATATTATCACCGTGCAAGCAGTGGATGCAGTAGGTAATCTTTCAGATCCGAGTAATATTACAGTGACAACAACAATTCCAGATACGGAAGCCCCAAACGCACCAAGTAATGTAACGGCAACAGACATTACTTCGGTAAGTGTGACTTTGCAATGGGATGCCTCTATGGATAATGTAGGTGTTGTTCATTACGAAATATACAATGGCAGTGAGTTAGCGGGAACAACGAGTGGTATGAATTATACAGCGACAGGATTAATGGCAGAAACGATATATACCTTTACAGTAAAAGCTAAAGATGCAGCAGGAAATGTATCTGAGCAGAGCAATGAAGTAACGATAACAACAGATAATCCAGACACTGAAGTGCCAACAGCACCAAGCAATCTAACATCAACCAACACTGATTCCAGCAGTGTTACTTTGGAGTGGAATGCCTCAACGGATAATGTAGGTGTAATTGGTTACGAAATATATAATGGCAGTGAAATGGCAGGAACAACAAGTGGAATGAGCTTCACAGTGACAGGATTAATGGCAGAAACGATGTATACCTTTACAGTAAAGGCTAAAGATGCGGCAGGAAACACATCTGTGGAAAGTAATTCGGTAATGGTAACAACAGATGTGATAGAGGAATTGCCTCGTAAAATTATTGCATATTTCCCTGAATGGGGTGATCAAGAAGCAAAAGGTTATTATACCGTTGATAAAATTCCTTGGGACAAAATTACTCATATTAACTATGCTTTCGCACAAGTAAATGATCAAAATGAAATTGATTTTATCGATCGCGAAGCAGCAATTGAAAAAGATTATCCAGGGCAATTGACGGACCTTTCTTTTAAAGGGCATTTTAACTTGTTGGCAAAATACAAGCAGGAATATAATGTCGAAACACTAATTTCTGTTGGCGGTTGGGCTGCATCTGGTGGTTTTTATACGATGGCTAACTCAGAAACTGGTCGAGAAACTTTCGCAAATAGTGTGGTGGACTTCCTTCGCACTTATCAATTTGATGGTGTTGATATCGACTGGGAGTACCCTTCTGCAACTTCTCAATCTGGCAATCCCATTGATTTCCCTGTTGCAGAGCCACTTCGTTCTGTTAGTTATGATAACTATGTAGAACTGATGAGGTTACTTCGTGAAAAATTGGACGCAGCCGGTGAGCAGGATGATAGAGAATATTATCTAACAGTTGCTTCAACAGCATCATCTTGGGTATTAGGTGGTATGGAACTTAGCTTATATGCAGAGTATTTGGATTGGATGAACATAATGTCTTATGACTTCCATGGTGCTTGGAATGGTTTTGTTGGTCCACATTCAGCACTTTATCCAGATGATCGCGACCCTGAAACTGCACCACTCGGAACTTCTGTGTTAAACACCGATTGGGCTGTTCGTTATTATCTCGGTGTTCTCCCACCAGAAAAACTTGTAATCGGTATACCTTATTATTCTCGAGGCTGGAAAAATGTTCAGGGTGGTATAGATGGTACTGGTTTGTACGGCTCTGCAGCAACAACAGGAGGAGGCGCGGATGGAGAATACGGAATATGGAATGACCCTGAACCAGAGCAACCAGCGGGTGCTAATCCGATTTGGCATATTAAAAACTTATTGGAGCTTCCAGAAAACGAACGATACTTTGATCCTGTAACTAAAACACCTTATTTGTGGAATGAACAGGAGAAAATATTTTTAACATATGAAGACGAAGAATCTCTCGGATATAAATTAGATTATATTCTTGAAAAAGAACTTGGAGGCATGATGTTCTGGGAGCTGACAGGAGACTTTTCACAAGAAACTGACGGCACTTATACGTTTGGTGATTCCTTAACGACACAAGCTTACAATAAATTTAAAGTTGCCTCACCTCCTGCAGGTCAGGATAAACCACATTTACCAGAACCAAAAGATTACACTTTAACATTTGATGGAACTTATGATCACCCTAATTATACGTATACGATGCAGCTTACAAATCACACTGGAGAAGAGATACCAGGTGGATGGGTACTAGAATTTGATTTGCCAACGACAACAACACTGACTTCAGTTTGGGGAGCTGTATTAAGTGGTCCTGTGGAAAGTTGGGATATGAATCATTATACAATTACGGGTGCTGCTTCCCAATCTATTGCAAACGGTGAAACGATTGTATTACAAGGTATGATGAAACTACCATTCTCTGGTGGGCCTCAGCGCCTTATATTAAATGGTTTTTCATCAAAAGTTGAGTATGAGAAATTGTATGGTGATGAGATCATTGATTTGGAGCCACCTTCTGTTCCGAATAACCTGCACTCTACAGGTGTGACAGTGAACAGTATATCCTTGGCCTGGGATTCTTCTACAGACAATGTAGGAGTAACAGAATACAAAGTCTCTTACGGTACAGCATCTGAATATGTTACTGGAACATCTGTAACGATCAATGGATTAACTCCAAATGTGCCTTACACGATCACTGTGCAAGCAATGGATGCTGCGGGTAATTTTTCAGATCCAAGTAATGCCATTACAGTGACAACAACCCCAGATATAGTATCACCAAGCGCACCAAGCAACCTAACGGCAACAAATATTAATTCAACAAGTGTTACTTTACAATGGGAAGCATCCAGTGATAATGTAACCGTCGATAGTTATGACATATACGATGGGTCCAGCCTTGTTAAAAGTGTGAGTGGAACTATGACTACAATGAATGGACTTACAGCAAATACTTCTTACACCTATACAGTCAAAGCAAAAGATGCTGCAGGGAATGTTTCGGTGGCTAGTGAGGAGTTGACTGTATTAACAAATGATATCCCACCTGTTTCAAGTAAAGTGATTATCGGTTATTGGCATAATTTTGACAACGGTTCTACCAATATCCGACTAGGTGATATTTCACCAAAGTATGATGTGATTCAGGTTGCTTTTGCAGAACCTATAGGAGGTCCGAGTACTGGTAACATGGGATTTTCTCCTTATAATGCTACAGATAGTGAATTTATATCTGACATAGATTATTTGCAAAATCAAGGAAAAAAAGTACTAATTTCAATAGGGGGGGCTAATGGAACAACGGATTTATCAACTGAACAAGCCAAGCTAACTTTTATTAGTACTATGAAAGATATCATTGATACTTATGGATTTGATGGAATGGATATTGATTTAGAAGGCAGTTCTTTATCGGTAGGTGGAGGAGATACGGATTTTAAAAACCCGACCTCTCCTCAAATCGTTAATTTAATCGATGCGATAAATGAAATTACTAATTACTATGGCGCTGATTTTGTATTAACAATGGCACCAGAAACGGCATATGTACAGGGAGGATATACGTCTTATGGCGGTCCATGGGGTGCATATTTACCAGTCATCCACGCATTGCGTGATAAGATAACTTATCTACATGTACAGCATTATAATACAGGTTCAATGACAGCACTTGATGGCCAATCTTATTCACAAGGAACAGCTGATTTCCATGTAGCCATGGCAGAAATGATATTACAAGGTTTCCCGGTAGCTAATAATGAGAATAATTTCTTTGAACCTTTAAATCAGAATCAGGTGCTCATTGGTTTACCTGCTTCTCAACAAGCAGCAGGTGGGGGATATACATCTCCAGCAGTAGTTCAACAGGCACTTGATTATTTAATTAAAGGTGAATCATTTGGAGGGAATTATGTATTACAAAATCCATCTGGTTATCCAAATTTTAAAGGATTGATGACATGGTCCATTAATTGGGATGTTTACAATAATTTTGAGTTTTCTAATAGTCATCGAGCTTATTTGGATAATATTGTAGTTGAAGAAGATACAGAGGCACCAAGTACTCCGAGCAATTTAATGACTACAAACATAACCTCGGCAAGTGTTACATTAGCATGGAATGCCTCCACAGATAATGTAGGAGTGACAGGATATACCGTAAATTACGGTTCAGGCAGTGTGAACGTGACCAGCACAAGTACGACCATTAGTGGACTATCCGCAGGCTCAACCTACACATTCACGGTAATAGCAAAAGACGCAGCAGGGAATGTGTCCTCTTCAAGTAATGCGGTAACGGTAACCACAGATGGACCTGATACCGAATCGCCAGCAGCGCCAAGCAACCTACAAGTGACAAATACGTCTTCTTCAAGTGTCAGTTTAAGCTGGAATGCCTCCACAGATAATATAGGAGTGACAGGATATACCGTAAATTACGGTTCAGGAAGTATGGATGTCACTGACACAAGTACGACAGTTACAGGACTCTCAGAAAATTCATCTTACACATTCATGGTGACAGCAAAAGACGCGGCAGGGAATGTGTCCTCTTCAAGTAATGCGGTAACGGTAACCACAGATGGACCTGATACCGAATCGCCAACAGCCCCAACAAACCTACAAGTGACAGATAAGTCTTCTTCAAGTGTTAGTTTAAGCTGGAATGCCTCCACAGATAATATAGGAGTGACAGGATATACCGTAGATTACGGTTCAGGAAGTATGGATGTCACTGACACAAATACGACCATTAGTGGACTATCTGCAGACACAACCTACACGTTTACGGTAACAGCAAAAGATGCGGCAGGGAATATGTCACAAGGGACTTCTATCCAAGCAACTACAGATGCCTCAATGGGTGCACAACCTTGGGAAGTGGGTGTTAGTTACCAAGTGGGCGATCTAGTAACCTACGGT
This genomic window from Chengkuizengella sediminis contains:
- a CDS encoding glycosyl hydrolase family 18 protein yields the protein MILKAQSYKKTLIILLILSMLLSYFQFSTFGFEETEAAAPEGYKIVGYYPSWGAYGRNYQVWDMDVSKVTHINFAFADICWDGIHGNPDPTGPNTQTWTCQDENGVIDVPNGSIVVGDPWIDLQKSNPGDTFDEQIKGNFKQLILLKEANPHLKTLISVGGWTWSNRFSDAAASVETRENFANSAVDFLRKYQFDGVDLDWEYPVSGGLEGNSRRPEDKENYTLLLQKVREKLDEAGAQDGKDYLLTIASGANPVFAQNTELDKIAEIVDWINIMTYDFNGGWQTISAHNSPLYQDPAAVEAGVPDAESFYIETAVQGHLDAGVPSKKLVLGTPFYGRGWSGCETNNNGQYQNCSPANDGTWENGVWDFTDLQNNYIDKNGYIRYWNDISKVPFLFNPSNGNFISYDDEESFGYKTAFIKSKGLGGAMFWEFSGDRNKVLLNKLASDLEDTIPPTVPGNLHSTGMTENSISLAWDASTDDVGVVDYILSYGEKTVNVSGTSTTIDGLKHSTAYTFSVKARDTGGNLSNPSNEVTVATKIPSDLTAPSAPKNLQVIDKTSSSVSLNWMVSTDNVGVTGYTVDYESGTLEVTDTSTVVNNLTADMTYTFTVTAKDAVGNTSSSTSIQATTYAENTCSYEEWDASIAYNGGAHVTYNGKVYSAKWWTLGEIPDQSGVDGAWALVGDCGDQISPSAPNNLHTTGMTENSVSLAWDASTDNVGVTEYKVSNGTTSEYVTGTTVMISGLTPNVPYIITVQAVDAVGNLSDPSNITVTTTIPDTEAPNAPSNVTATDITSVSVTLQWDASMDNVGVVHYEIYNGSELAGTTSGMNYTATGLMAETIYTFTVKAKDAAGNVSEQSNEVTITTDNPDTEVPTAPSNLTSTNTDSSSVTLEWNASTDNVGVIGYEIYNGSEMAGTTSGMSFTVTGLMAETMYTFTVKAKDAAGNTSVESNSVMVTTDVIEELPRKIIAYFPEWGDQEAKGYYTVDKIPWDKITHINYAFAQVNDQNEIDFIDREAAIEKDYPGQLTDLSFKGHFNLLAKYKQEYNVETLISVGGWAASGGFYTMANSETGRETFANSVVDFLRTYQFDGVDIDWEYPSATSQSGNPIDFPVAEPLRSVSYDNYVELMRLLREKLDAAGEQDDREYYLTVASTASSWVLGGMELSLYAEYLDWMNIMSYDFHGAWNGFVGPHSALYPDDRDPETAPLGTSVLNTDWAVRYYLGVLPPEKLVIGIPYYSRGWKNVQGGIDGTGLYGSAATTGGGADGEYGIWNDPEPEQPAGANPIWHIKNLLELPENERYFDPVTKTPYLWNEQEKIFLTYEDEESLGYKLDYILEKELGGMMFWELTGDFSQETDGTYTFGDSLTTQAYNKFKVASPPAGQDKPHLPEPKDYTLTFDGTYDHPNYTYTMQLTNHTGEEIPGGWVLEFDLPTTTTLTSVWGAVLSGPVESWDMNHYTITGAASQSIANGETIVLQGMMKLPFSGGPQRLILNGFSSKVEYEKLYGDEIIDLEPPSVPNNLHSTGVTVNSISLAWDSSTDNVGVTEYKVSYGTASEYVTGTSVTINGLTPNVPYTITVQAMDAAGNFSDPSNAITVTTTPDIVSPSAPSNLTATNINSTSVTLQWEASSDNVTVDSYDIYDGSSLVKSVSGTMTTMNGLTANTSYTYTVKAKDAAGNVSVASEELTVLTNDIPPVSSKVIIGYWHNFDNGSTNIRLGDISPKYDVIQVAFAEPIGGPSTGNMGFSPYNATDSEFISDIDYLQNQGKKVLISIGGANGTTDLSTEQAKLTFISTMKDIIDTYGFDGMDIDLEGSSLSVGGGDTDFKNPTSPQIVNLIDAINEITNYYGADFVLTMAPETAYVQGGYTSYGGPWGAYLPVIHALRDKITYLHVQHYNTGSMTALDGQSYSQGTADFHVAMAEMILQGFPVANNENNFFEPLNQNQVLIGLPASQQAAGGGYTSPAVVQQALDYLIKGESFGGNYVLQNPSGYPNFKGLMTWSINWDVYNNFEFSNSHRAYLDNIVVEEDTEAPSTPSNLMTTNITSASVTLAWNASTDNVGVTGYTVNYGSGSVNVTSTSTTISGLSAGSTYTFTVIAKDAAGNVSSSSNAVTVTTDGPDTESPAAPSNLQVTNTSSSSVSLSWNASTDNIGVTGYTVNYGSGSMDVTDTSTTVTGLSENSSYTFMVTAKDAAGNVSSSSNAVTVTTDGPDTESPTAPTNLQVTDKSSSSVSLSWNASTDNIGVTGYTVDYGSGSMDVTDTNTTISGLSADTTYTFTVTAKDAAGNMSQGTSIQATTDASMGAQPWEVGVSYQVGDLVTYGGQTYVCITAHTSLANWQPPYVPALWSLDDTVEQDTQAPTIPGNLQSTSKTSNSVSLVWDASTDNVGVTGYTVNYGSGSMNVTSTSTTINGLSADTTYTFTVTAKDAAGNESSSSNAITVTTDISDPTDEIAPSTPTNLQVTGQSTSSISLSWSASTDNVGVTGYTVSYGSGSMDVTGTSATISGLSANTSYTFTVTAKDAAGNVSSGTDIEATTDASTGTQPWEAGISYNVNDEVTYGGQTYVCIQSHTSLAGWEPPNVPALWGLK